A region of the Roseiflexus sp. RS-1 genome:
GAGCGGCGTCGGGTATGAGACGGCACGGCGTCTGGCTCGCGAAGGTGTGTCGGTGGTGGCTGCGGCGCGACGCCGCGACCGGCTTGAGTCGCTGGTGGCTGAGATTGCCGGAGAAGGGGGGCGGGCGGTTGCGATTCCAACCGATGTGACTGACTCGGAACAGGTGGAGCGATTGGTCGAAAGTGCGGTCAATCTGTTCGGGCGGGTTGATATTCTGGTCAACTCGGCGGGGGTGACGCACAAAATTGCGCCGCTCGAGCAGTTCAGCAATGATGATTTTCGGCTGGTGATCGAGACCAATCTGCATGGAACATTCTATGCGGCGCGTGCAGTTATTCCCCACATGAAGCGTCAGCGATCCGGTACGATTGTCAATATCGCCTCGCGGGTGGGGAAGATCGGTATTGCCAATATCGCTCCATTCTGCGCAGCCAAATTTGCGCTCGACGGTCTCAGTCAGGCGCTTGGCGCAGAGTTGCGTCCGTACAATGTTTTTGTGACCACTATCTTTCCAGGGCTGATCAACACCGAACTGGAACCGCTCAATCCCGGCGAAGAGTTTCGTCGGCGCCTGATGACGGCTGCCGATGTAGCGGAGGTTATTCTGTGGGTATGCACGCTTCCGCCGACGGTACGGGTTGATGAACTGCCGATCATGCCGCGTCAGATCGACATGTGACCTCGTGCGCGGCGCTGGCGTTGCGGATCGCGGTCGATGAAAGGTCGATGCGAAACAGGCGTTCGGGCAGTTCGCGGAAGAGGGGGCGCAGTGCGGGCGGCATGTCGATATCCGCCAGGGTGCGGAAGATGCCGTCCCTGACACGCCCGGCAACCAGGAAGGTGCAGCGTTGTGCGGCAATCCTGGCGAATGCCGCGTCACGACCGGCTTCGCCGTCGTAGTAGCGCGGATCGATGATCCGAAGCGCGGTATCATATCCGATCACGAACGTGCATCCGGGAAAGAGGTCGGCTTTCTGAACGAAGAGTGGCGCGCGCGTCAGCACCACGGGGTAGCGCCCGCGGAACTGATCAAGGCGGCGCTCCAGTTCGATGTATCGCAATGGCGGTTTGTCGGCGTTCAGCACCGGCAGTTCGAATGTCACCGGTGTATCGAGCACCACGGCTGCCGCCTGCGCCAGATACTCGTGACCGGCATGGAGCGGGTTGAACGAACCAGACAGCAATGCAGCCGGCGGTGCGCCTTCGCGACAGATACGACCATCTTTGCCAACAAAGACCGCTGCAATGTCACCGTTCAGCAGGAGCATCAGCGGATCAGGGGACGCTTCTTCCTCCACCTCGACGGTTTCGGAGGGTTCCAGCGCCAGCGCAGGCGGTGCGACGCCACACGCCTCGGCGATTGCGCGTATAATCAGCAGGCTTATCAACGCCTCCTCGCCAGCACGATCACGCGCGCCTTTGGCGAGGGTCAGTCTGGAGACTCGCAACGTTGCGCCGTCGTAGACGGCAACCGAGCAACCGTGATCACCACGTTTGACGCGGTCGGTTGCGATAGCGGCAGTGCAGGCGACCCCCAGGCATGGTGCAGCGCCATCGGTCAGGCGCAGGGCGCGGCGGTACGCGGCTTCAGCCATGGCGCGCGCCGTAGCGGCAGAGACGAACTTTTCCGGCGTCGCGCCGATCAGATCGGCGAGAGACGCGGCGGCGTAACGGTCGGTCGCCTCCAGCACTGTGCGAGACGAACCGGGGACGCTGTGCAGCCAGAAGAGCGCCAGGCTTCCGGCGCCAGCAAACTCGAAGACCAGGCGATGGGGCGTTTGATGAATGGACGTGATCGTCTCTTGAGGCATTGGCATCATAAGAAATAGTGTACCACGATTTACCCGCCTTTGCCTGAAAGCGACCAGAATCTATGAATGGACGCGCAACACTGACCCGTTTTGCATGGCTGTCGATCGCTGCGGCAATCGTCACCATTTCGCTGAAAGCCGGTGCGTATCTGGTCACCGGTTCGGTTGGTCTTCTGTCCGATGCGCTGGAGTCACTGGTCAACCTGGTAGCGGCGATTATTGCGCTGATTGCGCTGACGATTGCGGCGCAACCGCCGGACGAGGACCATTCCTACGGGCACGAGAAAGCGGAATACTTTTCGAGCGGCGTCGAAGGGGCGCTGATCCTGATAGCCGCTTTGAGCATTGCGTTCGCAGCGGTTGGGCGCATCCTTCATCCACAGCCGATTGAGCAACCGGAATTGGGTCTGACAATCGCAGTCATCGCGTCGCTGGTGAACCTGGTGGTGGCGCAGATATTGATCCGTGCCGGTCGGCGTTATGAATCGATCACGCTTGAAGCCGATGCGCACCATCTGATGACCGATGTCTACACGTCGGCAGGCGTCATCGTCGGCGTGGCGCTGGTCAGTCTCACCGGCTGGTATCTGCTCGACCCGCTGATTGCGCTGGCGGTCGCCGGGCACATTGTCTGGACCGGTGTTCAGTTGTTGCGGCGATCAGTGGCGGGGTTGATGGATACATCGCTGCCGGCGGCTGAACGCGAGGTGCTGGATGCAACGCTGGCGCCGTTTCGTGATGAGGGGATCATTTTCCACGCACTCCGCACCCGCCAATCGGGCGCGCGACGTTTTGTGTCGTTCCATGTTCTGGTGCCGGGAACGTGGAGCGTCCGTCGTGGACATACGCTGCTGGAACAGGTCGAGCGCGATGTGCGCAAGGCGCTGCCGAATACGACCGTCTTCACCCACCTGGAGCCGATCGAAGATCCGGCGTCGTTTCAGGATACGGCGCTCGACCGCGTTGAAGAGACGAAGGATCAGCACTGAATGAGGCTTTATTCCCGTGCGCTTGTACCCCTCATTCCCCCTGCCCCCTTCTCCCACAAGGGGAGAAGGGGGAGTCTGGGCGTCCTGAAGACCCTGGGGGCAGGCATTCAGCGCAACATGAGGACGCTCATCGTGCGTCGGGTGCGGATCAGGGCAGCAACAGCAGTTTGCCGCTGGTGGCGCGGCTCGCCAGGGCGCGGTGCGCTTCGGCTGCCTGTTCCAGCGGATAGGTTGCGTCGATCCGCACCTTCAATTCGCCGGCCGCCATCCACGCGAACAGATCGCCAGCGCGCCACAGGAGTTCGTCGCGTGTGAGCAGGTAGTGACCGAGCGACGGGCGTGTGAGGAAGAGCGATCCTTTTGCGTTCAACACCTGCGGATCGAACGGCGGCACGGCGCCGCTCGATTGACCGAACAGCACCATATACCCACGTGGACGCAGACAGTTCAGGCTTCCTTCAAAGGTGGTCTTCCCGACCGAGTCGTATACGACATGCACCCCGACGCCGTCGGTCAGTCGGCGCACCGCTGCGCTGAAGTCTTCCTGAGTGTACAGAATGATGTCGTCGGCGCCGGCTTCGCGCGCCAGCGCCGCCTTTTCTTCGGTCGAAACGGTGCCGATCACTCGCGCGCCGCAGCGTTTGGCGATCTGTACCAGCAACAATCCGACGCCGCCAGCGGCAGCGTGGATCAGTGCGACTTCACCAGGGCGCAGCGGGTAGGTGCTGTGTGTCAGATAGTGCGCTGTCATGCCCTGGAGCATCACCGCTGCCGCCTGGTGCAGGTCGATGCCTTCGGGAACCGGCGCCAGCATCGTCGCTGGTACGATAGCATACTCAGCGTAGGCGCCCTGCCGCATGGCGTATACCACCCGGTCGCCCACCCGCACATCGCTGACGTCGGGACCGACCGCATCGACGATCCCGGCAGCTTCCATGCCGGGCGTCATTGGCAGCACGCCTTTGTACTGTCCGCTCCGGTGATAGATATCGATGAAATTCACCCCAGCCGCTGCAATTTTGACCCGCGCCTCACCCGGTCCAGGTTCGGGCACGGGGAGATCCTCCAGACGCAGCACCTCTGGTCCGCCATAGTCGTGAACACGTATGGCACGCATCACTCTGCTCCTGTATCTGTCAATGACTCCTCGCTCTGCGA
Encoded here:
- a CDS encoding SDR family oxidoreductase, translating into MRLQGRVAIIIGASSGVGYETARRLAREGVSVVAAARRRDRLESLVAEIAGEGGRAVAIPTDVTDSEQVERLVESAVNLFGRVDILVNSAGVTHKIAPLEQFSNDDFRLVIETNLHGTFYAARAVIPHMKRQRSGTIVNIASRVGKIGIANIAPFCAAKFALDGLSQALGAELRPYNVFVTTIFPGLINTELEPLNPGEEFRRRLMTAADVAEVILWVCTLPPTVRVDELPIMPRQIDM
- a CDS encoding cation diffusion facilitator family transporter — translated: MNGRATLTRFAWLSIAAAIVTISLKAGAYLVTGSVGLLSDALESLVNLVAAIIALIALTIAAQPPDEDHSYGHEKAEYFSSGVEGALILIAALSIAFAAVGRILHPQPIEQPELGLTIAVIASLVNLVVAQILIRAGRRYESITLEADAHHLMTDVYTSAGVIVGVALVSLTGWYLLDPLIALAVAGHIVWTGVQLLRRSVAGLMDTSLPAAEREVLDATLAPFRDEGIIFHALRTRQSGARRFVSFHVLVPGTWSVRRGHTLLEQVERDVRKALPNTTVFTHLEPIEDPASFQDTALDRVEETKDQH
- a CDS encoding quinone oxidoreductase family protein codes for the protein MRAIRVHDYGGPEVLRLEDLPVPEPGPGEARVKIAAAGVNFIDIYHRSGQYKGVLPMTPGMEAAGIVDAVGPDVSDVRVGDRVVYAMRQGAYAEYAIVPATMLAPVPEGIDLHQAAAVMLQGMTAHYLTHSTYPLRPGEVALIHAAAGGVGLLLVQIAKRCGARVIGTVSTEEKAALAREAGADDIILYTQEDFSAAVRRLTDGVGVHVVYDSVGKTTFEGSLNCLRPRGYMVLFGQSSGAVPPFDPQVLNAKGSLFLTRPSLGHYLLTRDELLWRAGDLFAWMAAGELKVRIDATYPLEQAAEAHRALASRATSGKLLLLP